A window of the Lagopus muta isolate bLagMut1 chromosome 1, bLagMut1 primary, whole genome shotgun sequence genome harbors these coding sequences:
- the SLCO1A2 gene encoding solute carrier organic anion transporter family member 1A2 — translation MKETRKPRADDKFCGISRLTLFLLALSLAFIGKTMTGAYLNSMFTQIEKQFNIPASLVGIINGSFEIGNLLLIAFVSYFGGKFHRPKVIALGCTVFAFGCLLTSFPHFLFGRYHIESSISPQENSSVVPLCHLNQSLFSLPTEEPSTECEKESGSLLWIFVMVGNLIRGMGETPIMPLGISYLEDFAKTENSPFYQGCLHTATVIGPFLGFLLASFCAKLFVDLESVDAGELTITPTDVRWVGAWWLGILICGLVNLLAGLPFWFLPRSLVKEGETNESETHKKEGVLLEENEQKETKQTMYEIAKDFFPFLKALLRNPVYMLFIVISVLQFSAFLGMISFMPKYLEQQFGKSASDAIFLIGVYNIPIICLGYFFGGLFMKKFKINTYQAAHIACWVTFLDYLLYFTAFWTICDTSPVAGLTVSYEGIDQLSYAENTLLADCNRDCNCTLKVWDPVCANNGITYVSSCLAGCKASTGTGKSVVFENCTCVAASEFPFQNASAVLGQCDKGKNCDKMLQYFLILQLVGSFIFSLAAMPGFMVLIRSLKPEEKSFGVGVHELAARVFAGIPSPIFFGALIDTTCMKWGTKSCGGEGACRIYDIVKYRWIYLGLPALLRGLSFIPGLLTLFILKKQLTSERNVSLNAPVELQDKGQ, via the exons ATGAAAGAAACTCGGAAACCACGTGCAGACGACAAATTCTGCGGCATTTCCAGGCTTACg TTATTTCTGCTGGCGCTGTCACTTGCATTTATTGGTAAAACGATGACTGGTGCTTACTTGAACAGCATGTTCACACAGATAGAGAAGCAATTCAATATTCCTGCATCTTTAGTGGGGATCATTAACGGAAGCTTTGAAATTG GTAACCTGCTGCTGATAGCATTTGTCAGTTACTTTGGAGGAAAGTTTCACAGACCCAAAGTAATTGCTTTGGGCTGCACGGTTTTTGCATTTGGCTGTCTTTTGACATCATTTCCTCATTTCCTATTTGGAAG GTATCATattgaaagcagcatttcaccACAGGAGAATTCTTCAGTTGTGCCTCTGTGCCATCTTAACCAAAGCTTGTTCTCTTTACCTACAGAGGAACCATCAACGG AGTGTGAGAAGGAGTCTGGGTCATTGCTGTGGATATTTGTGATGGTTGGAAACTTAATACGAGGAATGGGTGAAACTCCCATCATGCCTTTAGGCATTTCGTATTTGGAAGATTTTGCCAAAACAGAGAATTCACCTTTCTACCAGG GTTGTCTACATACTGCAACAGTAATTGGCCCCTTTCTTGGTTTCTTGTTGGCATCATTCTGTGCAAAACTGTTTGTTGATCTGGAATCTGTAGATGCAG gGGAGCTAACTATAACACCTACTGATGTCCGCTGGGTTGGAGCATGGTGGCTGGGCATTTTGATTTGTGGATTAGTGAATCTTCTTGCAGGACTACCTTTTTGGTTTTTGCCCAGGTCACTTGTGAAGGAAGGGGAAACAAATGAGTCTGAGACACATAAAAAAGAAGGAGTACTAttggaagaaaatgagcaaaaggAAACCAAACAGACCATGTATGAAATTGCTAAAG atttcttcCCGTTCCTCAAGGCTTTACTTCGCAACCCAGTTTATATGTTATTTATAGTTATAAGTGTGCTACAGTTCAGCGCCTTCCTTGGCATGATATCCTTCATGCCTAAATATCTGGAACAGCAATTTGGAAAATCTGCATCAGATGCCATCTTTTTAATTG gtGTTTACAACATACCAATTATATGCCTTGGGTACTTTTTTGGAGGCTTATTTATGAAGAAATTCAAGATAAATACCTACCAGGCTGCACATATAGCATGTTGGGTAACTTTTCTGGATTACCTTCTGTACTTTACTGCCTTTTGGACTATCTGTGACACTTCACCAGTTGCCGGCCTAACGGTCTCCTATGAAGG aatagATCAATTGTCATATGCAGAAAATACTCTACTTGCTGACTGCAACAGAGATTGTAATTGCACACTTAAAGTGTGGGACCCAGTTTGTGCGAACAATGGAATCACTTATGTGTCATCTTGTCTGGCTGGGTGTAAGGCCTCAACAGGAACTGGAAAAAGTGTG GTATTTGAAAATTGCACCTGTGTTGCAGCCTcagaatttccatttcaaaatgcCTCTGCAGTTCTGGGCCAAtgtgacaaaggaaaaaactgtGACAAGATGcttcaatattttttaatactgcaaTTAGTTGgcagcttcattttttccttagcaGCAATGCCTGGGTTCATGGTCTTAATAAG GTCTCTAAAGCCTGAAGAAAAGTCATTTGGAGTGGGTGTCCATGAACTAGCTGCAAGAGTATTTG CTGGAATTCCATCTCCCATTTTTTTTGGAGCTTTGATAGATACCACATGCATGAAATGGGGTACTAAGTCTTGTGGCGGAGAAGGAGCATGTAGAATATACGACATAGTCAAATACAG GTGGATCTACCTTGGCCTGCCAGCATTGTTACGTGGACTGTCCTTTATTCCAGGTTTATTAActctctttattttaaagaagcaacttacatctgaaagaaatgtcTCATTAAATGCACCAGTAGAATTGCAGGATAAAGGACAATAA